The Brassica oleracea var. oleracea cultivar TO1000 chromosome C6, BOL, whole genome shotgun sequence genome includes a region encoding these proteins:
- the LOC106298486 gene encoding uncharacterized protein LOC106298486 — protein MASLILSRSFLVLLLPLTSLFSTVSISEATSSFSFTSFDKNASFQSDDIALYGDAKLVYGGASIQLADSVNRIDGGVVYKKPIESKDTKADYFTGFSTVFSFSMTPGRGGSVGFVVFPSNGTLDHSFFEVKFDISDNFTKFRDSNVTVGIYGSTVSKKTSNLTVVNSKEDEEEEMLLYVWITYQANTRYLDASLTKSKHYKYPKTRFSSRIDSLKDEDEFMVGVKSYTGSFNLHSWRLQAGHFSRTIHSYAVLLESKHRWEEEVEKRRREKMWGTVTCFVMTFGSIGLVFFAMMSVWAAFRRNYLAAVVVPEECGQKTKEYEKMEKVEVVTSKAEAQQGK, from the coding sequence ATGGCGAGCTTGATTCTCTCCAGGTCATTTCTCGTTCTCCTCCTGCCTTTAACCTCACTCTTCTCCACAGTCTCCATATCTGAAGCTACATCATCCTTCTCCTTCACAAGCTTCGATAAAAACGCGAGCTTTCAGTCCGACGATATTGCCCTATACGGCGACGCAAAGCTCGTCTACGGCGGAGCTTCGATTCAACTGGCTGACTCAGTGAATCGCATCGACGGTGGAGTCGTTTACAAGAAACCCATTGAGTCCAAAGACACTAAAGCCGACTACTTCACTGGTTTCTCTACTGTCTTCTCTTTCTCCATGACTCCTGGTCGTGGCGGGAGTGTAGGTTTTGTCGTGTTTCCTTCTAACGGAACACTTGATCACTCTTTCTTCGAAGTCAAGTTCGACATTTCTGATAATTTCACCAAGTTTAGAGACTCCAACGTCACTGTCGGGATATATGGTTCTACGGTTTCTAAGAAGACGAGCAATCTCACGGTTGTTAACTCCAAGGAGGATGAGGAGGAGGAGATGTTGTTGTACGTCTGGATTACTTATCAAGCGAATACCAGGTACTTAGATGCTTCGTTAACCAAATCAAAACACTATAAATATCCAAAGACTCGGTTCAGTTCTCGGATTGATTCGTTGAAAGACGAGGACGAGTTCATGGTCGGTGTTAAGTCGTATACCGGGAGCTTTAACCTCCATTCTTGGAGATTACAAGCGGGACACTTCTCTAGGACTATACACTCGTACGCGGTGCTTCTCGAGTCTAAGCATAGATGGGAGGAGGAGGTGGAGAAGAGGAGAAGAGAGAAGATGTGGGGGACTGTGACTTGCTTCGTCATGACCTTTGGATCTATAGGGCTTGTGTTCTTCGCCATGATGAGTGTATGGGCAGCTTTCAGAAGGAACTATCTTGCGGCGGTGGTGGTGCCTGAGGAATGTGGGCAGAAGACTAAGGAGTACGAAAAGATGGAGAAAGTTGAAGTTGTGACGAGTAAAGCTGAGGCGCAACAAGGAAAGTGA
- the LOC106297663 gene encoding glutathione S-transferase T3-like, with protein sequence MKLSSSQVPFLPTQGKADSDFIGNTPHDRKERRKWTPSDDMLLISSWLNTSKDAVVNNEQKLGAFWSRVAAYFSASQVSGGEHREANNCKHRWHKINEQVCKFCGAYEAATREISSGQNENDVELRNDQKWCELSSSKNAGSSKKRKVDEDGADCSSSQPTETMRPEGVKAAKARGKKTVVEENARKENAVKEFQSMVSLKQQDLVERVHGSGAVVNDWSRE encoded by the exons ATGAAG CTATCTTCAAGCCAAGTTCCTTTTCTTCCCACTCAAGGTAAAGCTGATTCGGACTTCATTGGAAACACTCCTCATGACCGTAAAGAACGAAGGAAGTGGACGCCTTCAGATGATATGTTGCTCATTAGCTCGTGGTTAAACACGAGCAAAGATGCAGTGGTTAACAATGAGCAAAAATTAGGCGCTTTCTGGTCAAGAGTAGCAGCGTATTTTTCAGCGAGTCAGGTCTCTGGAGGTGAACATAGAGAGGCAAATAATTGTAAGCATCGATGGCACAAGATAAATGAACAAGTTTGCAAGTTCTGTGGAGCCTATGAAGCTGCAACAAGGGAGATAAGTAGTGGCCAGAATGAGAATGATGTG GAGTTGAGGAATGACCAGAAGTGGTGTGAGCTTTCATCTTCCAAAAACGCAGGAAGCTCAAAAAAAAGAAAGGTTGATGAGGACGGGGCAGATTGTTCAAGCTCTCAACCAACTGAAACAATGCGTCCAGAGGGTGTTAAAGCCGCTAAGGCCCGTGGTAAGAAGACAGTGGTTGAGGAGAATGCGCGGAAGGAGAATGCGGTCAAGGAGTTTCAGTCTATGGTGTCATTAAAACAACAAGACTTG GTGGAGAGAGTTCACGGGAGTGGAGCTGTTGTGAATGACTGGTCACGGGAGTAG
- the LOC106296476 gene encoding mitochondrial uncoupling protein 1, with protein MVADSKSDLSLPKTFACSAFSACVAEVCTIPLDTAKVRLQLQKSAIAGDVTLPKYRGLLGTVGTIAREEGLRSLWKGVVPGLHRQCLFGGLRIGMYEPVKNLYVGKDHVGDVPLSKKILAGLTTGALGIMVANPTDLVKVRLQAEGKLAAGVPRRYTGSLNAYSTIVRQEGVRALWTGLGPNVARNAIINAAELASYDQVKQTILKIPGFTDNVVTHILSGLGAGFFAVCIGSPVDVVKSRMMGDPSYKGTIDCFVKTLKADGPMAFYKGFIPNFGRLGSWNVTMFLTLEQAKKYVRELESSKK; from the exons ATGGTAGCTGATAGCAAATCAGACCTTTCATTGCCCAAAACTTTCGCCTGCAGTGCCTTCTCTGCCTGCGTCGCCGAG GTATGTACGATTCCGTTGGACACTGCGAAAGTGAGGCTTCAGCTCCAAAAGTCTGCCATTGCTGGAGATGTTACTTTGCCTAAGTATCGTGGATTGCTGGGAACTGTTGGTACCATAGCAAGGGAGGAAGGGCTTCGTTCTCTTTGGAAAGGTGTTGTACCAGGGTTGCATCGTCAGTGCCTCTTTGGAGGTCTAAGGATCGGAATGTATGAGCCG GTCAAAAACTTGTACGTTGGCAAAGACCATGTAGGCGATGTTCCGTTGAGCAAGAAGATCCTTGCTGGTTTGACAACAG GTGCTCTGGGTATCATGGTAGCGAATCCAACTGATCTTGTGAAAGTTAGACTTCAGGCTGAAGGGAAACTAGCTGCAGGTGTGCCAAGACGGTATACTGGATCGTTGAATGCGTATTCAACCATTGTGAGACAG GAAGGAGTGCGAGCTCTGTGGACTGGTCTTGGACCTAATGTAGCTAGAAACGCAATCATCAATGCTGCTGAATTAGCGAGTTACGATCAAGTGAAACAG ACAATCTTGAAGATTCCGGGTTTCACTGATAACGTTGTCACACATATTCTATCTGGACTGGGAGCAGGTTTCTTTGCTGTCTGCATTGGTTCCCCTGTTGACGTG GTTAAGTCAAGAATGATGGGAGATCCTTCTTACAAAGGCACTATTGACTGCTTCGTCAAAACACTGAAGGCAGAC GGACCTATGGCATTTTACAAGGGTTTCATCCCCAACTTTGGACGTCTAGGCTCATGGAACGTCACCATGTTTTTAACCCTCGAACAG GCAAAGAAGTATGTCCGGGAACTAGAATCGTCCAAGAAATAA
- the LOC106296477 gene encoding reticulon-like protein B12 — protein MGSCSDKLFKRERTVHEILGGGIIADVILWRNKNVSVGIVTVTISSWMVFESFAYTILTLLSSVLLLLLSILFLWSKSASILNRPSPPLPEFQISEEMAEEASKLLRFHVNKLLQVTYDTAMGRDTELFIKVAVYLLLISLVGSLMDFQTLCHTGVLVVMTVPAFYDRYEDCIDGSLVFIYNKAKELYHRFEKRSYLKNKKLS, from the exons ATGGGTTCTTGTTCGGACAAGCTGTTCAAAAGAGAGAGAACAGTACATGAGATTCTGGGAGGTGGCATTA TTGCAGATGTGATCCTGTGGAGGAACAAGAATGTGAGTGTTGGTATAGTTACAGTAACAATAAGCTCATGGATGGTGTTTGAGAGCTTTGCGTACACCATCCTCACTCTTCTTTCAAGTGTTCTTCTCCTCTTGCTCTCTATCCTCTTCCTCTGGTCCAAATCTGCATCTATTCTCAACAG GCCGTCACCGCCATTGCCAGAGTTTCAAATAAGTGAAGAAATGGCTGAAGAAGCTTCCAAGTTGTTACGCTTCCATGTGAATAAACTGCTACAAGTGACGTATGACACTGCAATGGGAAGAGACACAGAGTTGTTTATCAAAGTAGCTGTCTATCTGTTGCTCATCTCACTCGTTGGAAGTCTCATGGATTTTCAGACACTTTGCCACACCG GTGTTTTGGTGGTAATGACAGTTCCAGCTTTTTATGATAGATACGAGGATTGCATAGATGGATCTCTGGTGTTCATCTACAACAAAGCTAAAGAGCTTTACCATAGATTCGAGAAACGGTCTTATCTGAAAAATAAGAAACTGAGCTGA